Proteins co-encoded in one Streptomyces sp. RKAG293 genomic window:
- a CDS encoding DNA translocase FtsK: MTETNPTGHLAPAVVRQAAELVVATQFGSPSMLQRELKISFDTAIALLDRLHTMKVVGPRNGPKARPVLVRHTDQLRDLLDAATPGTGATLATVTRLPYTDDPDLDGPGTDNNPYDSTPPVDFTKPTGPADPGPTAPAGPPEPSREPLEGTVITADAWETRADPEGDAPWIHPALLTREGRRARYEFLRRQSRRQLRRWVARQRSAHGVVQRAVRGTRRAHVWVRGIEGMKARSDLQLALATTAEANRAARRASVAILDRKAKQNAAQKAQQDANQSVTIAAAAKKHARNIVLARAASVYGTAGGVDLVAYGYEGVWGLLGALALNLGAASWFGRDVELTEEQLARLEQVEAGIPQKFEIGMTPRMFEAMFRQALTEDLKVNIAALRVDPQPWGFEIHVWLDRMTPEKISDGLKQLEACLPGVRTGSILLQQSAASRNECVIRVPGPNPWQAVPELPYRAPQSLTTDAIHRAQIGADMSGRPLALPMCRTNVNVVGASRSGKSTILCAILDALTVTEDQIIIGIDLGSAGSGFGGLRRAMHVVVTKPQDAQRVLQWALDVGKGRPALFGRLGMGKNWATSRKRPGIKIVVDEFPALVKESRKGYFDTELKRMVGWDLDGMLAELAITSAKSDVTIVIAGQGVTKEKVKDNTWLTELPVQVLGSCDTDDVVQILGGGAMAEGWRPDRLMPAMGAAVNDASVAYVMAGGDYCEPIPYRACFASEDELLRRGIERAGAGLVGIDAESAEFSPIRLEDLMAASENRLDTSDPQDTVPQLITTIRQIFADAQDADGKEPAGLAPEELAAALGAVDADRWDLEQFDGDDQEQRVAARVGALRQAVTAVLAPSGQTWALEKYSAKLPRGYRLKDLKVITGETAPAS; the protein is encoded by the coding sequence ATGACCGAGACCAACCCCACCGGGCACCTCGCCCCCGCCGTGGTCCGCCAGGCGGCCGAACTCGTGGTCGCCACCCAGTTCGGCTCCCCCTCCATGCTGCAGCGCGAACTGAAGATCTCCTTCGACACCGCCATCGCCCTGCTGGACCGGCTGCACACCATGAAGGTCGTCGGCCCCCGCAACGGCCCCAAGGCCCGCCCGGTCCTGGTGCGCCACACCGACCAGCTGCGCGACCTCCTGGACGCGGCGACCCCCGGAACCGGCGCGACCCTGGCGACCGTGACCCGCCTGCCCTACACCGACGACCCCGACCTGGACGGCCCCGGCACCGACAACAACCCGTACGACAGCACGCCGCCGGTCGACTTCACCAAGCCCACCGGACCGGCGGACCCCGGACCGACCGCCCCGGCCGGGCCGCCAGAGCCCTCCCGCGAGCCGCTTGAGGGCACCGTCATCACCGCCGACGCGTGGGAGACTCGCGCCGACCCCGAGGGCGACGCCCCCTGGATCCACCCGGCGCTGCTCACCCGCGAAGGCCGCCGGGCCCGGTACGAGTTCCTGCGCCGCCAGTCGCGGCGCCAGCTGCGTCGCTGGGTGGCCCGCCAGCGCAGCGCCCACGGCGTGGTTCAGCGGGCGGTCCGCGGCACGCGCCGGGCCCACGTCTGGGTCCGCGGCATCGAGGGCATGAAGGCCCGATCGGACCTGCAACTGGCATTGGCCACCACGGCGGAGGCCAACCGGGCCGCGCGCCGGGCGAGCGTGGCGATCCTGGACCGCAAGGCCAAGCAGAACGCCGCGCAGAAGGCGCAGCAGGACGCGAACCAGTCCGTGACCATCGCGGCCGCCGCCAAGAAGCACGCCCGCAACATCGTCCTGGCCCGGGCCGCGTCCGTGTACGGCACGGCCGGCGGCGTCGACCTGGTCGCGTACGGCTACGAGGGCGTGTGGGGGCTGCTCGGCGCCCTGGCCCTGAACCTCGGTGCCGCCTCCTGGTTCGGCCGCGACGTGGAACTGACCGAGGAGCAGCTCGCGCGCCTGGAGCAGGTCGAGGCCGGCATCCCGCAGAAGTTCGAGATCGGCATGACGCCGCGCATGTTCGAGGCGATGTTCCGCCAGGCGCTGACCGAAGACCTCAAGGTCAACATCGCCGCGCTGCGCGTCGACCCGCAGCCATGGGGATTCGAGATCCACGTATGGCTGGACCGCATGACGCCCGAGAAGATCAGCGACGGTCTGAAGCAGCTGGAGGCATGCCTGCCCGGCGTGCGCACCGGCAGCATCCTGCTCCAGCAGTCCGCCGCCTCCCGCAACGAGTGCGTGATCCGGGTGCCCGGACCGAACCCGTGGCAGGCCGTGCCCGAACTCCCCTACCGCGCCCCGCAGTCCCTGACCACGGACGCGATCCACCGGGCGCAGATCGGCGCGGACATGTCCGGCCGGCCCCTGGCCCTGCCGATGTGCCGCACCAACGTCAACGTCGTCGGCGCGTCGCGCTCCGGCAAGTCCACCATCCTGTGCGCCATCCTGGACGCCCTCACCGTGACCGAGGACCAGATCATCATCGGCATCGACTTGGGCAGCGCCGGCTCCGGATTCGGCGGGCTGCGTCGGGCCATGCACGTGGTGGTCACCAAGCCGCAGGACGCGCAGCGCGTCCTGCAGTGGGCGCTGGATGTCGGAAAGGGCCGCCCCGCTTTGTTCGGCCGACTCGGCATGGGCAAGAACTGGGCCACCTCCCGAAAGCGCCCCGGTATCAAAATCGTCGTCGACGAATTCCCGGCACTGGTCAAGGAAAGCCGCAAGGGCTACTTCGACACGGAGCTGAAGCGGATGGTCGGCTGGGACCTGGACGGCATGTTGGCCGAACTGGCGATCACCAGCGCCAAGAGCGATGTCACGATCGTCATCGCCGGACAGGGCGTCACCAAGGAGAAGGTGAAGGACAACACCTGGCTGACCGAGCTGCCGGTCCAGGTCCTCGGATCCTGCGACACCGACGACGTCGTGCAGATCCTCGGCGGCGGCGCGATGGCCGAGGGCTGGCGCCCGGACCGGCTCATGCCCGCGATGGGCGCCGCCGTCAACGACGCCTCGGTCGCGTACGTGATGGCCGGCGGCGACTACTGCGAGCCCATCCCCTACCGCGCCTGCTTCGCCTCCGAGGACGAACTGCTGCGCCGGGGCATCGAGCGGGCCGGCGCCGGGCTGGTCGGCATCGACGCCGAGTCCGCGGAGTTCAGCCCGATCCGGCTCGAGGACCTGATGGCCGCCAGCGAGAACCGGCTGGACACCTCCGACCCGCAGGACACCGTCCCGCAGCTGATCACCACCATTCGGCAGATCTTCGCCGACGCCCAGGACGCGGACGGCAAGGAGCCGGCCGGACTCGCCCCGGAGGAACTGGCCGCAGCCCTGGGCGCGGTCGACGCCGACCGGTGGGACCTGGAGCAGTTCGACGGCGACGACCAGGAGCAGCGGGTGGCCGCCCGGGTCGGGGCACTGCGCCAGGCGGTGACCGCCGTCCTGGCGCCGTCCGGGCAGACCTGGGCGCTGGAGAAGTACAGCGCCAAACTGCCCCGCGGCTACCGGCTCAAGGACCTCAAGGTGATCACCGGGGAGACCGCCCCAGCGTCCTGA
- a CDS encoding DUF4097 family beta strand repeat-containing protein, translating to MSTQMKITAEHTGPISLDLSVQTGTVRVTVDPAITQAVVTVATDDDEGLVADAIRAITSTEFTRAADAWLKVTVPQIPGSSGSVQMGGSSFHFNGGVGMSVVSVDSIGVGMQMIGNDVYMGGKKVIENGRVIAATGTVVTGTGRAGTLTVDVTLPPHSSLRLSTTSASLQVRSGDLDSLDVQTVSGSVEAQGVGRLTANTTSGSVYVDSVDTSVAVTSVSGAVEIGAYSGSSFTANSVSGAIRMTATPAASGSVSARTVSGAIATRAATHLDVRTRSVSGRIDTR from the coding sequence GTGTCCACTCAGATGAAGATCACCGCCGAGCACACCGGCCCCATCAGCCTCGACTTATCCGTTCAGACCGGCACCGTCCGCGTCACCGTCGACCCGGCCATCACCCAGGCTGTCGTCACGGTCGCCACCGACGACGACGAGGGCCTGGTCGCCGACGCGATCCGCGCCATCACCAGCACGGAGTTCACCCGTGCCGCCGACGCCTGGCTGAAGGTCACCGTCCCGCAGATCCCCGGCAGCAGCGGCTCCGTCCAGATGGGCGGCAGCAGCTTCCACTTCAACGGCGGCGTCGGCATGAGCGTGGTGTCCGTCGACAGCATCGGCGTGGGCATGCAGATGATCGGCAACGACGTCTACATGGGCGGCAAGAAGGTCATCGAGAACGGGCGGGTGATCGCGGCGACCGGCACGGTCGTCACCGGCACCGGCCGCGCCGGCACCCTCACCGTGGACGTGACGCTGCCGCCCCACTCCAGCCTCCGCCTGTCGACCACCAGCGCCAGCCTGCAGGTCCGTTCCGGCGACCTGGACAGCCTGGACGTACAAACGGTGAGCGGCAGCGTGGAGGCTCAGGGCGTAGGGCGCCTGACCGCCAACACCACCAGCGGCAGCGTCTACGTCGACTCGGTCGACACCTCCGTCGCGGTCACCAGCGTCTCCGGCGCCGTCGAGATCGGCGCCTACAGCGGCAGCAGTTTCACCGCCAACTCCGTCTCCGGCGCTATCCGGATGACCGCCACCCCGGCCGCGAGCGGCTCGGTCAGCGCCCGCACGGTCTCCGGTGCCATCGCCACCCGCGCCGCCACCCACCTGGACGTCCGCACCCGCAGCGTCTCCGGCCGCATCGACACCCGCTGA
- a CDS encoding DUF3307 domain-containing protein — MPAIVFAAVFIALFVAHSVGDHWVQTSHQAQAKGLPGWPGRLADARHVLGLTLTKGITLAAAVLALDLHITVLGVTAGLALDAASHWWADRRTTLARLAQLTGKSEFFSLGTGAHPAAPVTAKGTPAAHLGTGAYALDQSFHHLFLFIAALLIATV, encoded by the coding sequence ATGCCCGCAATCGTCTTCGCCGCCGTGTTCATCGCCTTATTCGTCGCCCACTCCGTGGGTGACCACTGGGTGCAGACCTCCCACCAGGCGCAGGCCAAGGGCCTGCCCGGCTGGCCCGGCCGCCTCGCCGACGCACGCCACGTCCTGGGCCTGACCCTCACCAAGGGCATCACCCTGGCCGCAGCCGTCCTCGCCCTGGACCTGCACATCACCGTCCTGGGCGTCACCGCCGGCCTTGCCCTGGACGCCGCCAGCCACTGGTGGGCCGATCGCCGCACCACCCTGGCCCGCCTCGCCCAGTTGACCGGCAAGAGCGAGTTCTTCTCCCTCGGCACCGGCGCCCACCCGGCCGCCCCGGTCACCGCCAAGGGCACCCCCGCTGCCCACCTGGGCACCGGCGCGTACGCCCTGGACCAGTCCTTCCACCACCTGTTCCTGTTCATCGCCGCGCTGCTCATCGCGACCGTCTGA
- a CDS encoding GGDEF domain-containing protein, whose protein sequence is MPASAVRQRRLLLITATALPTMAAWALDHHRLGTQLAAARRDPLTGLPTRDEFTTRATQLADRHPADTVLLVVDVDYFKDTNDAFGHAAGDAVLAAIGRRLQTWTNDHHGIAGRIGGDEFTAAARLQPTATMTALTDLQHALTRPVPWDGRHLPVAVSIGAAQTRDHTFAQALRAADTAMYATKHTGTPRLWAPYDTPAPTINGRRQGRHGTHLAPAAVAAPAGRTPADD, encoded by the coding sequence ATGCCCGCTTCTGCCGTACGCCAGCGTCGACTCCTCCTGATCACCGCCACCGCCCTGCCCACGATGGCCGCCTGGGCCCTGGACCACCACCGGCTCGGCACCCAGCTGGCCGCCGCCCGCCGCGACCCGCTCACCGGCCTTCCCACCCGCGACGAATTCACCACCCGCGCCACCCAGCTCGCCGACCGCCACCCCGCCGACACCGTCCTCCTGGTCGTCGACGTCGACTACTTCAAGGACACCAACGACGCCTTCGGCCATGCGGCCGGCGACGCCGTCCTGGCCGCGATCGGCCGCCGCCTGCAGACCTGGACCAACGACCATCACGGAATCGCCGGCCGCATCGGCGGCGACGAATTCACCGCCGCCGCCCGCCTGCAGCCCACCGCCACCATGACGGCGCTGACCGACCTGCAGCACGCCCTGACCCGTCCCGTGCCGTGGGACGGCCGGCACCTGCCCGTCGCCGTCTCCATCGGCGCAGCCCAGACCCGGGACCACACCTTCGCGCAGGCGCTGCGCGCGGCCGACACCGCGATGTACGCCACCAAGCACACCGGAACCCCCCGGCTCTGGGCGCCGTACGACACCCCGGCCCCGACCATCAACGGCCGCCGGCAGGGCCGCCACGGCACCCACCTGGCCCCGGCCGCCGTCGCGGCACCCGCTGGAAGGACCCCCGCTGATGACTGA
- a CDS encoding WhiB family transcriptional regulator: MTAVAVRLAPFPPLTGAEPCRRSDVDPELWFSASALDQGEAADHCRACPIRSQCLAYALDHPAETSDGVWAATTPKQRRALRRQFANTATDSEETS; the protein is encoded by the coding sequence GTGACCGCCGTCGCGGTGCGCCTGGCCCCGTTCCCGCCGCTGACCGGCGCCGAACCGTGCCGACGGTCGGATGTCGATCCTGAGCTGTGGTTCAGCGCCAGCGCCCTGGACCAGGGCGAGGCGGCCGACCACTGCCGCGCCTGCCCTATCCGCTCGCAGTGCCTGGCCTACGCCCTGGACCACCCTGCCGAGACGTCCGACGGCGTGTGGGCTGCCACCACGCCCAAACAGCGTCGCGCCCTGCGCCGCCAGTTCGCCAACACCGCCACCGACTCCGAGGAGACGTCATGA
- a CDS encoding Lsr2 family protein, with product MTATATRPGTEDPVALAVDMLKNNTPAATVAAETGLSFGEVVAAAEAAGITRTPDLTALGKEMAEALEWGRRHDSKKVRALADRARAALNDLARWRRNESVATEAESEIARLRKQLAAAEDKLRAATGKTPSPTAAYSKAQRDEIRQWARLNGHTVGDHGIIPAAVLGAWQNAHRSR from the coding sequence ATGACCGCAACCGCCACCCGCCCCGGCACCGAGGACCCGGTCGCCCTGGCCGTCGACATGCTCAAGAACAACACCCCCGCGGCCACCGTCGCGGCCGAGACCGGGCTGAGTTTCGGTGAGGTCGTCGCCGCAGCCGAGGCCGCCGGCATCACCCGCACGCCCGACCTCACCGCGCTCGGCAAGGAGATGGCTGAGGCCCTGGAATGGGGCCGCCGCCACGACAGCAAGAAGGTCCGCGCTCTCGCCGACCGGGCCCGCGCCGCGCTGAACGACCTTGCCCGCTGGCGCCGCAACGAGTCCGTGGCCACCGAGGCCGAGAGCGAGATCGCCCGCCTGCGCAAGCAGCTCGCCGCCGCCGAGGACAAGCTGCGCGCCGCCACCGGCAAGACCCCCTCGCCCACGGCCGCCTACTCCAAGGCCCAGCGTGACGAGATCCGCCAGTGGGCCCGTCTCAACGGCCACACCGTCGGCGACCACGGCATCATCCCCGCCGCCGTCCTTGGGGCCTGGCAGAACGCCCACCGCAGCCGATGA
- the dnaN gene encoding DNA polymerase III subunit beta has protein sequence MKLTVHPRALADAVTVAGHALPGRPPVPVMAALRLHAEGNTLTVTGYDYDTCANSDAPAVVTDPGTVLVPGRLLTDIARTLRHDDIHITTTDTLLVLESGAARFTLRTLPLEEYPQLPDHPGISGTIASPDFVAAVTQVALAANRDDTLPVLTGVQLTAAGDTLTLAATDRYRFAVRTLQWRPNDPGASGQALLPAKALLETAKALADDPSVYLALPTQSYGITGFTSDTQRIILRGLEGALPQYDKLFPTQFEAQAAVNTADLAAAVKRVALVAERNTPVRLTFTEGAVTLEAGTSDDAQAVDGTDAAYTDHSGEHPTFGIAFNPQFLLDGLTAIGHETTRFAFTIPHKPAVLRADSGPDARLQYLLMPVRLSG, from the coding sequence ATGAAGCTGACCGTGCACCCCCGCGCCCTGGCCGACGCCGTCACCGTCGCCGGCCACGCGCTGCCCGGCCGCCCGCCCGTGCCCGTCATGGCCGCCCTCAGATTGCACGCCGAGGGCAACACCCTCACCGTCACCGGCTACGACTACGACACCTGCGCGAACTCCGACGCCCCGGCCGTCGTCACCGACCCGGGCACCGTCCTGGTCCCGGGCCGGCTGCTCACTGACATCGCCCGCACCCTGCGCCACGACGACATCCACATCACCACCACCGACACCCTGCTGGTCCTGGAGTCGGGCGCCGCCCGGTTCACCCTGCGCACCCTCCCGCTGGAGGAGTACCCCCAGCTCCCCGACCACCCCGGCATCTCCGGCACGATCGCCAGCCCCGACTTCGTCGCGGCGGTCACCCAGGTCGCCCTCGCCGCCAACCGCGACGACACCCTGCCCGTCCTGACCGGCGTGCAGCTGACCGCCGCCGGCGACACCCTGACCCTGGCCGCCACCGACCGCTACCGCTTCGCCGTCCGCACCCTGCAGTGGCGGCCCAACGACCCCGGCGCCTCCGGGCAGGCGCTGCTCCCCGCCAAGGCGCTGCTGGAGACCGCCAAAGCCCTCGCCGACGACCCCAGCGTGTATCTGGCCCTGCCCACCCAGTCCTACGGCATCACCGGCTTCACCAGCGACACCCAGCGCATCATCCTGCGCGGCCTGGAAGGCGCACTGCCCCAGTACGACAAGCTCTTCCCCACGCAGTTCGAGGCGCAGGCCGCTGTCAACACTGCCGACCTGGCTGCCGCAGTCAAGCGCGTCGCCCTGGTCGCCGAACGCAACACCCCGGTCCGCCTCACCTTCACCGAGGGCGCCGTCACCCTCGAGGCCGGCACCAGCGACGACGCGCAGGCCGTCGACGGCACCGACGCCGCCTACACCGACCACTCCGGCGAGCACCCCACGTTCGGCATCGCCTTCAACCCCCAGTTCCTGCTGGACGGCCTCACCGCAATCGGCCACGAGACCACCCGCTTCGCCTTCACCATCCCGCACAAGCCCGCCGTGCTGCGCGCCGACAGCGGCCCCGACGC